In candidate division WOR-3 bacterium, the following are encoded in one genomic region:
- a CDS encoding carcinine hydrolase/isopenicillin-N N-acyltransferase family protein — protein sequence MKQTIFCWVLSILVMVSHACTIGVFGPSATVDGRIVLWKNRDVTNPDQEMGVFRGPRYRFVANVYAGETLDVWAGINDAGFAIMNSNSYNLSGYGVGADDGNIMRQALGSCATVEDFAKLMDSLNTVGRETPANYGVFDATGAAAIFEASNTYYYRFDVDRDSLGFQLRANFSLAGGPSRLLGKNRFERAMELCTARLRESRISMDFIIRVLSRDLGQVGFEPYPLPFLGRMDPLPYGYLPIDTTIARVTTRSVEIMVGPQPGASPNTGMMWVLLGSPLATIPVPLWIQGGALPKELNGANTALLCDEAKRLFSWLCPDPDFPKAVNTFRLARWLDYIAPRESIILQLVAEKEQEWGPDGPDSLAAAQLTRYVCQLAVAAYQEFWQENDPKFDAESERARLTVQRSGRTETLHRLPPRIRLFDVAGRRVFQYQPGVMIICDDSTRQKLLIIN from the coding sequence CTTGGTGATGGTAAGTCATGCCTGCACCATCGGTGTTTTTGGTCCCTCGGCAACGGTTGACGGGCGGATAGTACTCTGGAAGAATCGGGATGTTACCAACCCCGACCAGGAGATGGGTGTGTTCCGGGGACCACGGTACCGGTTTGTTGCCAATGTTTATGCTGGTGAGACACTGGATGTCTGGGCCGGGATTAATGATGCCGGTTTTGCGATTATGAACTCCAATTCCTACAACCTCAGCGGTTATGGTGTGGGCGCAGATGACGGAAATATCATGCGGCAGGCACTGGGAAGTTGTGCGACGGTTGAGGATTTTGCAAAACTGATGGATTCACTGAATACAGTCGGGCGGGAAACACCGGCAAATTATGGTGTTTTTGATGCTACGGGCGCAGCGGCGATCTTTGAAGCCAGCAATACTTATTATTACCGGTTTGATGTTGATCGGGACTCATTGGGGTTTCAGCTCCGGGCAAATTTCTCCCTTGCCGGCGGTCCCAGCAGACTGCTCGGCAAAAACCGTTTTGAACGGGCGATGGAGCTCTGTACCGCCCGACTGAGGGAAAGCAGAATCTCGATGGACTTTATTATCCGGGTTCTGAGCCGGGATCTGGGGCAGGTCGGGTTTGAACCTTATCCCCTGCCGTTTCTGGGCAGAATGGATCCACTGCCTTACGGTTATCTGCCGATCGACACAACTATCGCCCGGGTAACTACCCGTTCGGTTGAAATCATGGTCGGACCCCAACCTGGTGCCAGCCCGAATACTGGAATGATGTGGGTTCTGCTCGGATCGCCACTGGCGACAATACCCGTTCCATTATGGATACAGGGGGGTGCGTTGCCGAAGGAGCTGAACGGGGCTAATACCGCACTGCTGTGTGATGAAGCAAAGCGGCTGTTCAGCTGGCTCTGTCCGGACCCGGACTTTCCCAAGGCGGTTAATACTTTCCGGCTTGCCCGCTGGCTGGATTATATTGCCCCCCGGGAATCGATCATACTCCAGCTGGTTGCGGAAAAAGAGCAGGAGTGGGGACCGGATGGCCCGGATTCACTGGCAGCAGCACAGCTGACCCGGTATGTATGTCAACTGGCTGTAGCTGCCTACCAAGAGTTCTGGCAGGAGAATGATCCGAAATTTGATGCGGAAAGCGAGCGGGCAAGATTGACGGTGCAGCGGTCAGGACGCACCGAAACACTGCACCGCCTGCCACCCCGTATCAGACTGTTTGATGTTGCCGGTCGCCGGGTTTTTCAATATCAGCCGGGTGTGATGATCATTTGTGATGACAGCACCCGGCAGAAACTGCTGATTATCAATTAA
- a CDS encoding acyl-CoA dehydratase activase: MYIAGIDVGSANTKVVIYEPEQDRIAATAVSRTGMYPRQTAVKTLTTALEQAQLSQHDLFRIIATGYARHSVNFAHATVTEITATARGIRHWHPGCRTIIDIGGQDSKVISLNSEGQIQDFVMNDRCAAGTGSFLEFIARALDIPIEQFGELSTRSQKPVTLSSLCVVMAETEILSMVAADTPAEDIIAGLHLALASRIAAMAARLSITAEIIFTGGTALNSGMQSALTKTLNLPVQTAQFPLLAAAFGATLSA, encoded by the coding sequence ATGTACATCGCTGGTATTGACGTCGGTTCGGCAAACACCAAGGTAGTCATCTATGAACCGGAACAGGACCGGATCGCCGCCACCGCTGTCAGCCGAACCGGCATGTACCCGCGCCAGACAGCGGTAAAGACACTGACCACTGCGCTGGAACAGGCACAACTGAGCCAGCATGACCTCTTCCGGATCATCGCCACCGGCTATGCCCGGCACAGTGTCAATTTTGCCCATGCGACCGTTACCGAAATCACCGCAACCGCCCGGGGCATCCGGCACTGGCATCCCGGGTGCCGGACAATCATTGACATCGGCGGTCAGGACTCCAAAGTCATCAGCCTGAACAGCGAAGGCCAGATTCAGGACTTTGTGATGAATGACCGCTGTGCCGCCGGCACCGGCAGTTTTCTGGAATTCATCGCCCGGGCGCTGGACATTCCGATTGAACAGTTCGGTGAACTGAGCACCCGTTCCCAGAAACCGGTTACTCTCTCAAGTCTGTGTGTCGTCATGGCAGAAACTGAGATTCTTTCCATGGTCGCCGCTGACACACCGGCGGAGGATATCATTGCCGGACTGCATCTCGCGCTCGCCAGCCGGATTGCCGCAATGGCTGCCCGGCTCTCTATTACCGCGGAAATAATCTTCACCGGTGGGACCGCATTAAATTCTGGCATGCAGTCCGCTCTGACAAAGACGCTCAACCTGCCGGTTCAGACCGCACAGTTCCCTCTGTTGGCAGCCGCCTTCGGTGCCACTCTTTCCGCTTAA
- a CDS encoding uroporphyrinogen decarboxylase family protein, translated as MSELLNPRERFGLLVIDEPQDRVPVFPLLTSYAAGFCGVSLRDYYTDGTVMAKCQLRAQDHFQTDFISVFSEVGIIAEGLGSRYYYPESELPVLAQPRWPDLEQALEEIGTAPSLPALFSRGFGRLGVYLDAINYAYEAVADRIPVLAYIPAPFTTAQQLVDPEAFLIGLIENPDAVKHLLDYATRAVIAFSRSIIRAGALPILVDPLASGSVLSPQQYAEFALPYERAVISFWHRYDLDVVLHICGDTTGIIPLIPQTGADLVSIDRIPLERALATVGHQVRLIGNFDTTTLWLATPAEIDSGVEAMVRLGKTCPRGYVCATGCEVPLATPPENLATFVRTAKIAGGYEFPPKPARRQ; from the coding sequence ATGAGTGAACTACTGAACCCGCGCGAACGGTTCGGACTGCTGGTCATTGACGAACCTCAGGACCGGGTTCCGGTTTTCCCCCTGCTCACCTCCTATGCGGCCGGCTTCTGCGGCGTCTCCCTGCGGGACTACTATACGGACGGCACGGTCATGGCAAAATGTCAGCTCCGGGCTCAGGACCATTTCCAGACCGATTTCATCTCGGTATTCTCCGAGGTCGGAATTATCGCCGAAGGGCTCGGCTCCCGGTATTACTATCCGGAATCGGAACTGCCGGTCCTTGCCCAACCCCGCTGGCCGGATCTGGAACAGGCGCTAGAGGAGATCGGCACCGCTCCTTCCCTGCCGGCACTTTTCAGCCGCGGATTCGGCCGGCTCGGTGTCTATCTGGATGCCATTAACTATGCCTACGAGGCGGTGGCTGACCGGATACCGGTACTGGCATACATTCCGGCGCCATTTACCACCGCCCAGCAGCTTGTTGATCCGGAGGCGTTTCTGATCGGGCTGATTGAAAATCCCGACGCCGTAAAACACCTTCTGGACTATGCAACCCGGGCAGTCATCGCCTTCTCCCGGTCGATCATCCGTGCCGGTGCCCTGCCAATCCTTGTTGATCCACTTGCCTCCGGCAGCGTCCTCAGTCCCCAGCAGTATGCGGAGTTTGCCCTGCCCTATGAGAGAGCGGTAATCAGCTTCTGGCACCGGTATGATCTGGATGTGGTCCTGCACATCTGCGGCGACACCACCGGCATCATCCCGCTCATACCTCAGACCGGTGCTGATCTGGTGAGTATTGACCGGATTCCGCTTGAGCGGGCGCTGGCAACGGTAGGTCATCAGGTCCGGCTCATCGGCAACTTTGACACCACCACTCTCTGGCTTGCCACCCCGGCCGAAATCGACTCCGGGGTCGAAGCCATGGTCCGGCTCGGAAAGACCTGTCCCCGCGGCTATGTCTGCGCCACCGGCTGTGAAGTCCCGCTGGCAACCCCGCCCGAAAATCTTGCCACCTTTGTCCGGACCGCTAAAATTGCCGGTGGCTATGAATTTCCTCCCAAACCGGCACGGAGGCAATGA
- a CDS encoding 2-hydroxyacyl-CoA dehydratase family protein: MTGFNFGYQDPVPARITFEEWDDLFQQIPDELIEKFHYFPPNQDAWSKYLFPPQVFAIYGARHLRRLKFDNSLAALRLWGFVNNESERLFRARQIGRRVIAVMGDLGPLAVLVNAFPDCVPFYPDCWWWTPFVMESKVLLETAARLGIGEATCYSRAALGAFAKHSYFPDPDLIIAATGASCDDYSGVENLVARLTGSCLWVETPLRQPENIEPLSDLLVAEYHRVISALEELTGTHLTESALAQSIAQANAVRTMTARLRQLAYQDAVLPALEIMVIEFGCLHYYSDIAEWTAILRHLLATAEYRRQTRQPVVPPEALRLAWLTPPADPLLLTYAEDQGARIVATEYVINQALTLIDQSQPPLTAIARSHIDGSLNGTSRERAEMLIRQAQANRAEGLIISGILGGSHCAMESRLIGSLVREQLQIPVLEFDVAPPNREIDRQTKTRIDAFLELLRSRR; encoded by the coding sequence ATGACCGGATTTAACTTCGGCTATCAGGACCCGGTCCCGGCACGGATCACCTTTGAGGAGTGGGATGACCTCTTTCAGCAGATTCCGGATGAGCTGATTGAAAAATTTCACTATTTTCCGCCCAATCAGGATGCCTGGTCCAAGTACCTGTTTCCACCGCAGGTATTTGCCATTTATGGCGCCCGGCACCTGCGCCGGCTCAAATTTGACAACTCCCTCGCCGCCCTCCGGCTCTGGGGCTTTGTCAATAACGAATCGGAACGGCTGTTCCGTGCCCGGCAGATCGGCAGGAGAGTAATCGCGGTCATGGGCGATCTCGGACCGCTGGCGGTGCTGGTAAACGCCTTTCCAGACTGTGTTCCCTTTTACCCGGACTGCTGGTGGTGGACACCCTTTGTCATGGAAAGCAAAGTTCTACTTGAGACTGCGGCCCGGCTCGGGATCGGCGAGGCCACCTGCTACTCCCGGGCTGCCCTTGGTGCCTTTGCCAAGCACAGCTATTTCCCGGACCCGGATCTGATCATCGCTGCTACCGGCGCATCCTGCGATGACTATTCCGGTGTTGAGAACCTTGTCGCCCGGCTCACCGGCAGCTGCCTCTGGGTTGAAACCCCGCTCCGCCAGCCGGAAAACATTGAGCCGCTCAGCGATCTGCTGGTGGCGGAGTACCACCGGGTGATTTCGGCCCTTGAGGAACTGACCGGCACTCACCTGACTGAATCTGCTCTTGCTCAAAGCATTGCTCAGGCAAATGCGGTCCGGACCATGACCGCCCGGCTGCGCCAGCTTGCCTACCAGGATGCGGTCCTGCCGGCGCTGGAGATAATGGTCATTGAATTCGGCTGTCTTCATTACTATTCGGACATTGCGGAATGGACCGCAATCCTCAGACATCTGCTGGCAACTGCTGAATACCGCCGGCAAACCCGCCAGCCGGTTGTCCCTCCGGAGGCACTGCGGCTCGCCTGGCTTACACCCCCGGCTGATCCGCTGCTGCTCACCTATGCCGAGGATCAGGGCGCCCGGATTGTTGCCACCGAATATGTGATCAATCAGGCGCTGACCCTGATCGATCAGTCCCAGCCGCCACTGACCGCAATTGCCCGCTCCCATATTGACGGTTCGCTTAACGGCACATCCCGGGAACGGGCAGAAATGCTCATCCGGCAGGCGCAGGCAAACCGGGCCGAAGGACTGATTATCTCCGGAATCCTGGGTGGTTCTCACTGTGCCATGGAGTCCCGATTGATTGGCAGTCTCGTCCGTGAACAGCTGCAGATTCCGGTGCTGGAGTTTGATGTTGCCCCGCCCAACCGGGAAATCGACCGCCAGACAAAAACCAGAATTGATGCCTTTCTGGAACTGCTGCGGAGCCGGCGATGA
- a CDS encoding 2-hydroxyacyl-CoA dehydratase family protein, which translates to MELINRQDLAARRLNELQELKARGRKLAGYFCLYVPVELLRAAGAVPIRLARADYPSSQLGERHLRADACPFCKSSLEKLLSDPLYRLMDMLIFVNTCDMMRRLPELVGTRVSIPVFQLYLPRTAEPFPARIAEFEHQLRRLADFVTRLTGTAIDDQHLQNEIEIGNRLRSALRSIEALRVSPVPLLTTGELFDLISLATLLEPADLLPLIAQIKNRATNQVFNRQPTPPRLLLAGSIIAEEEREVISLLEERAAIVADVICTGARFIEGDITTGSDPFRALAEYYFNRIPCPCRRPNTALFQHIRQLIAERQVQGIVFQTLLYCDPWRFEARDLRRATGLPMLEIDHDYSRQHFEQLRTRIEAFVEILTGAGK; encoded by the coding sequence ATGGAGCTGATCAACCGGCAGGATCTGGCCGCCCGGCGCCTGAATGAACTTCAGGAGCTCAAAGCCCGGGGCAGGAAGCTTGCCGGCTACTTCTGCCTCTATGTGCCGGTGGAGCTGCTGCGGGCAGCCGGCGCAGTTCCAATCCGGCTTGCCCGGGCTGATTATCCGTCATCCCAGCTCGGTGAGCGACATCTCCGGGCCGATGCCTGCCCCTTCTGCAAGAGCAGTCTGGAAAAACTCCTCTCGGACCCGCTCTACCGGCTCATGGACATGCTGATTTTTGTCAATACCTGCGATATGATGCGCCGCCTGCCGGAACTGGTTGGTACCCGGGTTTCAATCCCCGTATTTCAGCTTTATCTCCCCCGCACTGCCGAGCCCTTCCCGGCCCGGATTGCCGAATTTGAACACCAGCTGCGCCGACTCGCCGACTTTGTCACCCGCCTTACCGGCACCGCCATTGATGACCAGCACCTCCAGAATGAAATTGAAATTGGCAACCGGCTCCGCTCCGCCCTGCGCAGTATTGAAGCTCTGCGGGTCTCGCCAGTTCCCCTGCTGACTACCGGAGAGCTGTTTGACCTGATCAGCCTGGCAACTCTGCTTGAACCGGCAGATCTACTTCCGCTGATTGCGCAAATAAAAAATCGGGCTACGAACCAGGTCTTCAACCGGCAACCAACACCTCCCCGGCTTCTGCTTGCCGGCAGCATCATTGCCGAGGAGGAACGGGAGGTAATCAGTCTGCTTGAGGAGCGGGCGGCGATTGTCGCCGATGTGATCTGCACCGGCGCCCGGTTTATTGAAGGAGATATTACCACCGGTTCCGATCCTTTCCGCGCGCTTGCCGAATACTACTTCAACCGCATCCCCTGTCCCTGCCGGCGCCCGAACACCGCACTCTTTCAGCACATCCGGCAGCTGATTGCCGAACGCCAGGTTCAGGGGATCGTGTTTCAGACCCTGCTCTACTGCGACCCCTGGCGTTTCGAGGCCCGGGACCTCCGCCGGGCAACCGGCCTGCCGATGCTGGAGATCGACCATGACTACTCCCGCCAGCATTTTGAACAGCTGCGCACCCGGATTGAGGCGTTTGTTGAAATCCTGACCGGAGCAGGAAAATGA
- a CDS encoding ASKHA domain-containing protein, whose protein sequence is MVIKVRPRQGQNLRDLLLQAGIPVPGDCGGNGSCGKCRVLVDGSPVLACQFIPQKPVPVAVDLTGAGETPPPRRPKSAQLWLAADIGTTTIALAAVDRLRKRIQRQETMLNPQTRYGADVLSRIVQAANVKKIRLAELLARYGEEIGLDRRHPIIAVGNTVMMHFLFGENPASLGIYPYRSCLPLKKVISVRCESLLIRTLPLLGSFIGSDCTAAILASGLYQSRRPCLLIDAGTNGELVLGNRERLIACSTAAGPAFEGATLECGSFARSGAIRACRYRPEGWKLITVRNRPPVAICGSGVLDAVAEGLKAGLIMPSGRLRTGDRLLLHPDEQNPVYLSQSDLREIQLAKAAIAAGIRILLRRWFGTDRPESTMLDRIFITGRFGNRINPDSAFTIGLLPHMETKRIRQHPDLALAGAVRATINPELLETATAIADRCEEIMLAEEPEFEELFIECMELKPWS, encoded by the coding sequence GTGGTCATAAAGGTCCGGCCCCGGCAAGGACAGAACCTGCGTGATCTGCTGCTTCAGGCTGGCATTCCGGTTCCGGGCGACTGCGGCGGCAATGGCAGCTGCGGCAAGTGCCGGGTACTCGTAGACGGCAGTCCGGTGCTCGCCTGCCAGTTCATTCCTCAGAAACCGGTGCCGGTGGCGGTCGATCTCACGGGGGCAGGAGAAACTCCTCCACCCCGCCGTCCGAAATCGGCACAGCTGTGGCTGGCAGCGGACATCGGCACAACCACAATCGCTCTGGCAGCGGTTGACCGGTTAAGAAAAAGGATACAGCGGCAGGAGACGATGCTCAATCCTCAGACAAGATACGGAGCGGATGTACTCAGCCGGATCGTCCAGGCAGCAAATGTAAAAAAGATCCGGCTTGCCGAACTGCTTGCCCGGTACGGCGAAGAAATCGGCTTGGACCGGCGTCACCCTATAATTGCGGTCGGCAACACGGTAATGATGCACTTCCTCTTCGGGGAAAATCCCGCTTCCCTCGGCATCTATCCTTACCGCTCCTGCCTGCCACTGAAAAAGGTAATTTCTGTCCGGTGCGAGAGTCTGCTCATCAGAACCCTGCCCCTGCTCGGCTCCTTTATCGGCAGTGACTGCACCGCGGCGATTCTTGCCAGCGGTCTCTATCAAAGCCGCCGACCATGCCTGCTGATTGACGCCGGAACCAACGGTGAACTGGTGCTGGGCAATCGCGAGCGTCTCATTGCCTGCTCCACCGCTGCCGGTCCGGCATTTGAAGGAGCGACACTGGAGTGCGGCAGTTTTGCCCGGTCCGGTGCGATCCGTGCCTGCCGCTACCGTCCTGAAGGCTGGAAACTGATTACGGTCCGTAATCGTCCACCGGTTGCCATCTGCGGCTCCGGGGTTCTGGATGCGGTTGCTGAGGGACTGAAGGCAGGTCTGATTATGCCCTCGGGCCGGCTCCGAACCGGCGACCGGCTGCTCCTCCACCCTGATGAGCAGAATCCGGTCTATCTATCCCAGTCCGACCTTCGGGAAATTCAACTGGCAAAGGCGGCAATCGCCGCCGGCATCCGGATTCTGCTGCGACGGTGGTTCGGCACCGACCGGCCTGAATCCACCATGCTCGACCGGATCTTCATTACCGGCAGATTCGGCAACCGGATCAACCCTGACTCCGCCTTCACCATCGGCCTACTGCCGCACATGGAGACAAAACGGATCCGCCAGCACCCTGACCTGGCGCTCGCCGGTGCGGTCCGGGCAACAATTAATCCGGAACTGCTGGAGACCGCCACCGCCATCGCCGACAGGTGTGAGGAAATCATGCTCGCCGAGGAACCGGAGTTTGAAGAGCTGTTTATTGAATGCATGGAGCTCAAACCATGGAGCTGA
- a CDS encoding uroporphyrinogen decarboxylase family protein: MKTKLTRITRLLDRSAAELIKQQIEPAVFPIVVANCAARLAGEKLYRVLTDAELLSAVLDHSYRLFDYDLVMVFADVLVEAEAMGCQIDIPEDEPPVLLTPAGNHARIADPQRSERMPVILAAICKLRQLTADEVFILGSLKGPFSLASFLAGPEEFLALLVEAPEQADHFLRLATENQKHFARAIIQAGGIPFIGDPMASGSLISREHFARFALPCLRELVAEIHALGLWTGLHICGDTTTILDLLAASGAEILSIDDISMELVRNRLGPEQIIMGNVSTTLLADGTPAEVQSAAEKCLATALPKLILASACDVPPSTPPANIQTLIQTARRWQWS; encoded by the coding sequence GTGAAAACCAAGCTAACAAGGATTACCCGGCTTCTTGATCGGTCCGCGGCGGAACTGATTAAGCAGCAGATTGAACCGGCAGTGTTTCCAATCGTCGTTGCCAATTGCGCTGCCCGGCTTGCCGGCGAAAAGCTCTACCGGGTGCTGACCGATGCCGAATTACTGAGTGCAGTCCTGGACCACTCCTACCGGCTGTTTGACTACGATCTGGTGATGGTTTTTGCCGATGTGCTCGTGGAGGCAGAGGCGATGGGCTGTCAGATTGACATACCGGAGGATGAACCGCCGGTGCTGTTGACACCTGCGGGGAATCATGCCCGCATTGCCGACCCCCAGCGGTCGGAGAGAATGCCGGTAATTCTGGCGGCGATCTGCAAGCTCCGGCAGCTGACGGCCGATGAGGTTTTCATTCTCGGCTCACTGAAAGGACCCTTCTCCCTTGCCAGCTTTCTTGCCGGACCGGAGGAGTTCCTCGCCCTGCTGGTTGAGGCGCCGGAGCAGGCTGACCATTTTCTCCGGCTGGCAACGGAAAACCAGAAACATTTTGCCCGGGCAATTATTCAGGCGGGCGGAATTCCCTTTATCGGTGATCCGATGGCTTCGGGCAGCCTCATCAGTCGCGAGCACTTTGCCCGGTTTGCCCTGCCCTGCCTCAGAGAGCTGGTTGCTGAAATTCATGCCCTTGGTCTCTGGACCGGCCTGCACATCTGCGGTGATACCACCACTATTCTTGATCTGCTGGCAGCTTCCGGTGCCGAGATCCTGAGTATTGACGACATCAGCATGGAACTCGTTCGGAACCGGCTGGGCCCGGAACAGATAATCATGGGCAATGTCTCCACCACCCTGCTGGCAGACGGCACGCCGGCAGAAGTCCAAAGCGCAGCCGAAAAATGTCTTGCCACCGCCTTGCCCAAGCTGATCCTCGCCAGTGCCTGCGATGTCCCACCTTCAACACCGCCTGCCAATATTCAGACGCTGATTCAGACCGCCCGGAGGTGGCAGTGGTCATAA
- a CDS encoding corrinoid protein codes for MNPTDILDRMADAVLRMAKDEVLQLCEQALAQGIAADIALEQGLARGMRLVGEKFACQEYFVPEVLAAAKAMYAGFDILREHLPRTPARRSRIALGVVQGDIHDIGKNIVKVMAQAAGYEVIDLGRNVPIEQFVNAVRDGVAAIGMSALMTTTMPNMAKVIEALKRAGLRDQVKVLVGGAPVNRLFAEKIGADGYAPDAHNAVREIRRLTE; via the coding sequence ATGAATCCCACGGATATTCTTGACCGGATGGCAGATGCGGTCCTCCGGATGGCAAAGGATGAGGTGCTCCAGCTCTGTGAGCAGGCGCTGGCGCAGGGAATCGCTGCCGACATTGCCCTCGAGCAGGGACTGGCACGGGGAATGCGGCTGGTCGGCGAAAAGTTTGCCTGTCAGGAGTATTTTGTCCCCGAGGTGCTTGCCGCCGCCAAGGCGATGTATGCCGGTTTTGATATTCTCAGAGAACACCTTCCCCGCACCCCTGCCCGCCGGTCCCGGATCGCACTGGGAGTGGTCCAGGGCGATATCCATGACATCGGTAAGAATATCGTCAAGGTGATGGCGCAGGCAGCCGGTTACGAGGTGATAGATCTCGGCAGAAATGTTCCCATCGAGCAGTTTGTCAATGCGGTCCGGGATGGAGTTGCCGCCATCGGCATGTCCGCCCTGATGACCACCACCATGCCGAACATGGCGAAGGTCATTGAGGCGCTGAAGCGGGCAGGATTGCGCGACCAGGTGAAGGTGCTCGTGGGCGGGGCACCGGTTAACCGGCTCTTTGCCGAGAAGATCGGTGCGGACGGCTATGCCCCGGATGCCCATAATGCGGTCCGGGAAATCCGGCGTCTGACCGAGTGA
- a CDS encoding RecX family transcriptional regulator has product MRISALKPQRRSKKRLSVFVDGEYAFSLDRETVAQFRLKAGTRVDPKLLEQIVLEEQFRHCRDDAFRLLSYRARSEKELRERLDKKGYSPEIVEKVLARLRELGIVDDEKLARDYVEARITVGHKGKFRVKQELLKKGIAPETVLTALQTAPSELAAARMVLEHHLPRYRRLDPQTRLRRLYGLLARRGFAADTIDQVLRQYRQDTSQNLLT; this is encoded by the coding sequence ATGAGGATATCCGCCCTCAAGCCACAAAGAAGAAGTAAGAAACGGCTCTCGGTATTTGTTGACGGTGAGTACGCCTTCTCGCTTGACCGGGAGACGGTAGCCCAGTTCCGGCTCAAAGCCGGCACCCGGGTTGACCCCAAGCTGCTGGAACAGATTGTCCTTGAGGAACAGTTCCGCCACTGCCGGGACGATGCCTTCCGGCTCCTCTCCTACCGGGCGCGCAGTGAAAAGGAGTTAAGGGAACGGCTCGACAAAAAGGGCTATTCGCCGGAAATAGTTGAAAAGGTGCTTGCCCGACTCCGGGAACTGGGTATTGTTGATGATGAGAAGCTCGCCCGGGACTATGTTGAGGCACGGATCACTGTCGGTCACAAGGGGAAATTCCGGGTAAAACAGGAACTGCTGAAAAAGGGCATTGCTCCGGAAACCGTCCTTACCGCCCTGCAGACAGCACCCTCCGAACTGGCGGCGGCAAGGATGGTGCTTGAGCATCACCTGCCCCGCTACCGCCGACTTGATCCGCAGACCCGGCTGCGCCGGCTCTATGGCCTGCTGGCGCGCCGGGGATTTGCCGCTGATACCATTGACCAGGTACTCCGGCAATACCGGCAGGACACCTCCCAAAACCTGTTGACATAA
- the recA gene encoding recombinase RecA → MAKEEKFKALSNALGQIEKQFGKGAIMKLGEEGAVVEIEAIPTGSIGLDSILGVGGVPKGRIVEIFGPESSGKTTLALEIIAQCQRQGGTAAFIDAEHALDPKYAEKLGVNLRELLVSQPDSGEQALEIAETLTRSGGLDLFVIDSVAALVPRAEIEGEIGDSFVGVQARLMSQALRKLAGVISKSKTCAIFTNQIRQKIGVMFGNPETTTGGLALKFYATVRLDVRRVAAIKRGEQVIGSRTKVRVVKNKIAPPFREVEFDIIYGEGISHAGELIDLGTEQGIIDKSGAYFSFGNVRLGQGREAAIEFLKSHKDVAQKIEAALREKLKLPRLRVRDEDIRPQATKKK, encoded by the coding sequence ATGGCAAAGGAAGAGAAATTCAAGGCGTTGAGCAATGCCCTGGGACAGATTGAAAAACAGTTCGGCAAGGGTGCGATCATGAAGCTCGGCGAAGAAGGCGCGGTAGTGGAAATTGAAGCCATTCCCACCGGTTCCATCGGTCTGGATTCAATTCTGGGGGTCGGCGGTGTACCCAAGGGCAGAATTGTTGAAATCTTCGGTCCGGAGTCCTCAGGCAAGACCACACTTGCCCTGGAGATTATTGCCCAGTGTCAGCGCCAGGGCGGCACCGCCGCCTTCATTGATGCCGAGCATGCCCTGGACCCGAAGTATGCGGAGAAGCTCGGAGTCAATCTCCGTGAGCTGCTGGTATCTCAGCCCGACTCCGGCGAACAGGCGCTCGAAATCGCGGAAACACTGACCCGCTCCGGCGGTCTGGACCTGTTTGTCATTGACTCAGTGGCAGCGCTCGTGCCCCGGGCAGAGATTGAGGGTGAAATCGGCGACTCCTTTGTCGGGGTTCAGGCACGGCTCATGTCCCAGGCACTGCGCAAACTTGCCGGCGTCATCTCCAAGTCCAAAACCTGCGCCATCTTCACCAACCAGATCCGGCAGAAAATCGGGGTCATGTTCGGCAACCCGGAGACGACCACCGGCGGTCTGGCGCTCAAGTTCTATGCGACTGTCCGGCTTGATGTCCGCCGGGTGGCAGCGATCAAAAGGGGTGAACAGGTGATCGGCTCGCGCACCAAGGTCCGGGTGGTCAAGAACAAGATCGCCCCGCCGTTCCGCGAGGTGGAGTTTGACATCATCTACGGCGAAGGCATCTCCCATGCCGGCGAACTGATTGACCTCGGCACCGAACAGGGCATCATTGACAAATCCGGCGCCTACTTCTCCTTCGGCAATGTCCGGCTCGGTCAGGGACGGGAAGCGGCAATTGAGTTCCTTAAAAGCCATAAGGATGTCGCCCAGAAGATCGAGGCGGCGCTGCGGGAGAAACTGAAACTGCCCAGGCTCAGAGTCCGGGATGAGGATATCCGCCCTCAAGCCACAAAGAAGAAGTAA